CGGAGGATTGAGGAATTCATTTGAATCCATGACAGATCTCCATGTCAGGGCTATTTTGGCATTATGGCGGATGTTGTCCTTTAAAAACCTCGCAAAGATTGACTTTGAAACCATCGGCAAATGTTTTGAGCAGGATGCACAAACTTTATTTGGTTATGGTGAGGTCAGGGACAGGAATGTGAAGGATGCTTTGGGCCATGTATTTTCCAGTGTTTTAATGGGGAATAATATCCTTTTACGCCAGGCGGACTCCGTCCTGATGAGTATCACTGCGGGAAAAGAAATGACCATGCAGGATGTCCAGCACATCCTTGATGATGTGAAACTGCGATTGAATCCGCAAACAAAGATACAAGTTTCAGCCAGTATCCATGAGGATTTTGATGACCGTCTGAATATTTCAGTTTTTGCAATCACTCCCCATGGACGCCCGGAAATCAAACCCCTGTCTGTGGTGAAGGATTCAGCCGAAATCGAAATGAACCTCTTTCAACAACCCGCCAAAACGGTTAAAGAAAAATCCGGTTCAACATCAATGGCATCAGCTTTTCCGAATGGCCTTGTAGAATCCGAGATAACAATTAAACCTGCGGCAACGGTAAAGCCTAAGAAGAAGAGGTTGGAGAAGCAGGAGTTAATTGAATTCCAAAAGCAAAAAGGCCGTTTCGATAAAACAGAACCCACAATGGTGAACGGAGTGGATCTCGATATTCCCACATTCATGCGCAAAAAAATCGCTATAGGAGCGGAGTAGTTCCTCGAGTGTATTTCATAATCAAGCGCCGGTAGGTTTCTGAAGGATTGTCGCCGAAGGGATCCACGGGCATGCGGCGGGTGCCTTGGGTAAAATCAATGGAATAAAGCCCGAAGCGTGGGGCGTATGATCCCCATTCATAATTATCAGTCATTGACCAATGAAAATAGCCTTTAACCGGGAAACCTTCTTGAATCGCTGTGTCCACAGCCTCCAAATGAGCAGAGAGGTAAGCACTGCGGTGAACCCTGTCAAAACGGGGATAGAGTTTGTTGTTAAATGATCTTCTGGTAGCCATCCCGTTTTCAGCAATAACAATGTCAAAGCCTGGAAAAGACTTTGCATAAGACCGGATAAAGAATCCTAATCCTTGGGGAAGCATACGCCAATCCCACCATTTACTCGTAACGGCTTGCAACATTTGCATCCTGAGGGACTTTGTCTGGTATTCCCAATCCCACCAGACCGGCCAGCGAAAAGCGTGTGCGCTGAAGGGATCGTAATAGTCAAATGCCACATAATCAAAAAAACGGGTTTCACCAGATTCATACATCTCTTCCCAGAGTGGACGCAGGGAATTTTCTGTAAAGAGTTTGGGTAACAAGGCGAGTTGGAGTTTTCTTGCCAGCATACCGAAAGCGTAGGAGGGATCTTTTTTGAGGGGGAGCTTGGCATCACGGAAATCGTGATCAAACTCTTTGGCGCGCCGTTTCAGGTAGAGTGGGAGGTCGTGTAATGGTTTTTTACCCTGACCAAAGTGGAGTACATCGTACCAGACTCGGTCCACCCAATAAAGATCATGGCAAAAGTTATTTGTCGAAATATTCACCTCGCCCCACTTATTTTTGGCATATAGTTTTTTAAGCCTGCTGTAGGTACGGACATGGGCAGTGTAGAGGTTGACGAGTGCTTTTTGGGCGTAAAGGGGGCCTCGCTTGAAGGAGCCGGGGAATATTCCCAGAATGTATTGGTTGAGGATGAGGATATTGGCCTCATTTATGGTGATAATCCAGCGCAAGGGAGGATGTCCATTTTCGATGAGTTTATGATTGATCCATTCGACCGTATCAACGCAATGATTGCTGAGTAAGTCGATATTTTCTGTTTTTAACCAAGGATCGCTCCCGAGCCAATTTGGATGGGTAAAGTGGAAAAGGGTGACCAACGGGGTTAATCCTTGTTCGTAAGCCGAGGATATCATCCCGGCATAATGGGAAAGGGCCTTCAGGTCATAAGCCGGTATTTGAGTGGACCGGATATCTAAGGAAGGTTGGAGTCTGGTCCATTCGATTCCCAGCCGGAATGAATTAATGCCCAAGGATCTGGCTAGGGAAAAGTCTTCTGCGTAAATTTTCCAGAAGTCAGCAGCAAGTCCCGAGGGTGCGACCTCACGCTGTTTTTCCCATTGAGCCCAATTATTAAGAGGTTCACCCTGATTATTGTATCCCCCTTCGTGTTGGTAACCGGAAGAGGATACGCCCCAAAAAAAGGGAGAAGATTGATTTTGGTCATTCAGATGATTCATCAAGTGTGGCTAGCTCCTTTGGAGGTCGCATGTTCACCCCGCAGGGTGACTTGATTATGCTCTGGCCGCGATTTATCATGGAGTAAAATATCTGTCACTTCTTGGGCTGCATAGGGGCAGCCGAGTAACATCGCCTGACGGCTCATAGCCTCTAGTTTGCCTTCGGTTTTTAATAACTTTGCGAGACGGAAGTGTATGGTGAGAGTATCGGGACATTTGATTGCAGCGCCGTTCTCGAGGAGAAAATCACTATTCCTTTCTTCCTGTCCAGGTATCGGTGAAATGATGACAATGGGTAAACCGGAAGCCAGGGCTTCTGAAGTAGTCAGTCCACCTGGTTTTCCAATATAAAGATCCGAAGCAGCCATCCAGAGATTTATTTCATTGGTATATCCCAGAAGGGTAAAAGCATCTTGCTTTTGATGCTGGGCAACTTGCTTTTCCACCCCTAGCTTCATCTCGACGGATTTTCCACAGAGGACAATCGTATGGAGGGGGAAGTTAATCCGACAGAGGGCTGCGATCATAGATGCGATATCCTCATCCTTGAGGCCACTGAGGTTGAGGAGGATAATTCTTTTACCGGGGGGTAAGTTTTTGAGGGTACGTATTATGATTTTATCGTGGGGTTTGCTGAATACCGGATCGATCGGAATGCCGGTGGTGCTAATCCTGTCCAAGGGGATGCCGAGAGCCTCTAGGTGGGCGTGGACCTCGTCTCGGGCGACAAAGTAACGGTGAAAATTCCGTGCAAGCCACATGGCGTGGAGGTCGTAATCTGTAATGACGATCGATAGGTTTGTGTGGAGTGTCCCATTACCAATCAAGTGGGAGATGATACCCGCAGGCATAAAGTGGGTGCAGAGACAGATGTCAGGCTCGAATTGTTTAATAAAATTTACCAAGGGCCTCGTATTGAGCCTGTCAAGCATGAGCCGCATCTTGTCGGTTTTCCATGGTTCATCAGTCTGTTTATACCAC
The Verrucomicrobiota bacterium DNA segment above includes these coding regions:
- a CDS encoding family 1 glycosylhydrolase, producing the protein MNHLNDQNQSSPFFWGVSSSGYQHEGGYNNQGEPLNNWAQWEKQREVAPSGLAADFWKIYAEDFSLARSLGINSFRLGIEWTRLQPSLDIRSTQIPAYDLKALSHYAGMISSAYEQGLTPLVTLFHFTHPNWLGSDPWLKTENIDLLSNHCVDTVEWINHKLIENGHPPLRWIITINEANILILNQYILGIFPGSFKRGPLYAQKALVNLYTAHVRTYSRLKKLYAKNKWGEVNISTNNFCHDLYWVDRVWYDVLHFGQGKKPLHDLPLYLKRRAKEFDHDFRDAKLPLKKDPSYAFGMLARKLQLALLPKLFTENSLRPLWEEMYESGETRFFDYVAFDYYDPFSAHAFRWPVWWDWEYQTKSLRMQMLQAVTSKWWDWRMLPQGLGFFIRSYAKSFPGFDIVIAENGMATRRSFNNKLYPRFDRVHRSAYLSAHLEAVDTAIQEGFPVKGYFHWSMTDNYEWGSYAPRFGLYSIDFTQGTRRMPVDPFGDNPSETYRRLIMKYTRGTTPLL
- a CDS encoding glycosyltransferase, which encodes MKHKVLILSTSAGTGHVRCGSALEKAFSLKPDVAAVRHCDALDFTNKLFRDFYSKLYAQLVEKAPDFLGWWYKQTDEPWKTDKMRLMLDRLNTRPLVNFIKQFEPDICLCTHFMPAGIISHLIGNGTLHTNLSIVITDYDLHAMWLARNFHRYFVARDEVHAHLEALGIPLDRISTTGIPIDPVFSKPHDKIIIRTLKNLPPGKRIILLNLSGLKDEDIASMIAALCRINFPLHTIVLCGKSVEMKLGVEKQVAQHQKQDAFTLLGYTNEINLWMAASDLYIGKPGGLTTSEALASGLPIVIISPIPGQEERNSDFLLENGAAIKCPDTLTIHFRLAKLLKTEGKLEAMSRQAMLLGCPYAAQEVTDILLHDKSRPEHNQVTLRGEHATSKGASHT